The Burkholderia sp. NRF60-BP8 genomic sequence CCGCCTGCTGGTCGAGCCGTGCAACAGCTTCGACATCCCGGGCTTCGCGCTGAACCGCTCGTCCGAAGGGCTCGACGTGATCCGCGCGGTCGGCTCGGACAACCTGTTCCTGCAGTACGACATCTATCACATGCAACGCATGGAAGGCGAACTGGCCGCGACGATCGAACGCAACCTCGCGTCGATCGGCCACGTGCAGCTCGCGGACAACCCGGGCCGCAACGAGCCCGGCACCGGCGAAATCAACTACGCGTTCCTGTTCGCGCTGCTCGATCGGCTCGGCTATGCCGGCTACGTCGGCTGCGAATACAAGCCCCGTACCACCACGACGGAAGGCCTCGGCTGGCTGCAAAGCGTGGCCGGCTGCGCACCGGCGTCGGCGCGTCGCGCCGCCTGAGTCGCGCCCTTCCCGTTTTCAGCCCTATAGGAGACTTTCACATGGCAACCATCGGTTTCATCGGCCTCGGCATCATGGGCGCGCACATGGCGCGCAACCTGCTCAAGGGCGATCATCAGCTCGTCGTGAACGGTGCGTTCCCGATTCCGGACGACCTGCGCGGCAGCGCGAAGGTCGTCGCGAACTCGACCGAAGTCGCGCAGCACGCGGACATCATCATCTCGATGGTGCCGGACACGCCCGACGTGCGTAACGTGCTGTTCGCCGACGACGGCGTCGCGAAGGGCCTGACGGCCGGCAAGCTCGTGATCGACATGAGCTCGATCTCGCCGCTCGACACGCAGGCCTTCGCGAAGCAGATCAACGCGCTCGGCTGCGACTACCTCGACGCACCGGTGTCCGGCGGCGAAGTCGGCGCACGCGAAGCGACGCTGACGATCATGGTCGGCGGCCCGGAAAAGGCGTTCGAGCGCGCGAAGCCGCTGTTCGAGAAGATGGGCAAGAACATCACGCTCGTCGGCGACAACGGTGCCGGCCAGACCTGCAAGGTCGCGAACCAGATCATCGTCGCGCTGAACATCGAGGCGGTCGGCGAAGCGCTGCTGTTCGCCGCCCGTTCGGGCGCCGATCCGGAGCGCGTGCGCCAGGCGCTGATGGGCGGGTTCGCCGCGTCGCGCATCCTCGAAGTGCACGGTGCGCGGATGACCAAGCGCACGTTCGATCCGGGTTTCCGCATCGAGCTGCACCAGAAGGACCTGAACCTCGCGCTCGACGGCGCGCGCAAGCTCGGCCTCGCGCTGCCGCACACGGCCAGCGCGCAGCAGCTGTTCAGCGTGTGCGCATCGCACGGCGGCAAGGCATGGGACCACTCGGCCCTCGTGCGCGCGCTCGAGATCATGTCGAATTTCGAGATCGAGAAGACGCAGGGCTGAGCGCACGCCGCGGCATGCCGTCGCGTTCGGCGGCTGCTTCGCCGGCTGCATTCGGCGAATGCCGCGGCAAATGCAATGACGCGCGATCCGCCGCCACGGCGGATGCGCGAACGACACAGGCGACCCGGCCACGGCCGGTCGCATCGATGCGCGGGCACACGCGCATCACGGTGGGGCGCCCCGCCGCGTATCGCTGAAACGCGTGCGCGACGGAGCGAAAAACGCCGCTCTGGGCTGAGAG encodes the following:
- a CDS encoding 2-hydroxy-3-oxopropionate reductase gives rise to the protein MATIGFIGLGIMGAHMARNLLKGDHQLVVNGAFPIPDDLRGSAKVVANSTEVAQHADIIISMVPDTPDVRNVLFADDGVAKGLTAGKLVIDMSSISPLDTQAFAKQINALGCDYLDAPVSGGEVGAREATLTIMVGGPEKAFERAKPLFEKMGKNITLVGDNGAGQTCKVANQIIVALNIEAVGEALLFAARSGADPERVRQALMGGFAASRILEVHGARMTKRTFDPGFRIELHQKDLNLALDGARKLGLALPHTASAQQLFSVCASHGGKAWDHSALVRALEIMSNFEIEKTQG